DNA from Musa acuminata AAA Group cultivar baxijiao chromosome BXJ1-5, Cavendish_Baxijiao_AAA, whole genome shotgun sequence:
TGTCACCAGCCTGTACTTGCTCAACTGGAACTCTGCTGAAATTCTCATAAACAAAAAGCTCACTGATTTTAGCAAATCTGCAAGTATCATCTGAAGTGCATACCTACaagaaagataacattgcaggaaAATTAAGGACCAACTGAACCAAAATAGTCACCAACAGATGTTTCCTATATGTTCCTTGTTAAACATAGCATGTTTATGTGTAGCATAATAATTGAATTTACTAGCCACTCTCAAATATTGTATTTGCTAATCGATAACAAAACACTATAATCGAGGAGCAATTCGATGTCATCAGTTCTAGATATTAGTCAAAGTTCTCAAATTCATGTTGTCGATAATGCAAGCACTTGCGAGGCTTAACTTGTATTGTTTATCAAGCAGAAATACAAATAATACTTCATAGCTCAACTTGTAATGTTTATCAGGCATGAATAGATATGAAACTTCACAATTGTGTCTAAGAAGTATATATTCTGTGCAACAGGCAAAGTGAACTCAAGAATATCACTTGGAaatatgaatctcaaaattgttAACTCAAGAAAATGCACAATTGTCATACACGGCAGAGAAGTTCTAAATCAATCTCATTGATAGGATAAATAGTTAGCTATCTAAAGCAACCTAATTTCTTCAAGATTCAAACCAGCTAGGGCAAAGGTCAAGTTATCCACAGAGGCAAAATGTAGAGATATGGAGAAAAGATGGCCAAGAGTGAAACAGCATACAAAAAATGGGAGCCATTAAAAGCAATATATAGTGCAAAATTATTTCTGCAAATAGTAAACAACATATAGAGTATCCACAAAAGGATGATTAGGAGATTTAAAAAAGAAGCAGCTGAAAATATAAGAATTACGGAAATCTAAGAAAGGATTGCCATCTCAGATAAGTACCAGAAATTGCTTGTCTGGTCAAATACAATTCATGGTGATTTTAGTCCTTTAAAATTTATGTGAACCCAAAATATGGTTCTTACAGACACACACAGCAATATAAGAAACTGCTTATCCAAAATTTACTTCTATGTAGATTAGAAATACATAATTGAACTGTTCTCACCTTTACTTCTGTGCCTTTTTGCAGTACCCCAGCATGCAGTCTTCCAATTGCTATTTTACCTTTATGTTCATCATACTCAGTGTTTGATACCTGTGGTAGCATTATTAGAAAATCACTACACCAAATACAGGAGAAAGAgagatattttgatatttatttcaTTTAGCAAGGGAAAATAACCCCATGAACAAGAAGACAAATATTTGCCTCAAAATAAATCTAATATTAGCTTTCCCACTTTATTGAATAAATCATAGAACTAggagaaagaacaaaaagaaagtaGGGAAAAGATGTTAACAGGCAATAGGACAAATACTAATATTTCCCTTCTGTTACAGTCATTCACCTTCTATTTTCTACAACTGACAGCCCCTTTATTTGAATACCCCATTAAGACCCAAATCCCAAATTAAGACTAGAAAACAAGCTACACCTATAAGGAAAAAACCACAAAACCTTCAATTTTTAGGAAATTCATGATGCCACAAAATCACATTTAgtggaactttttttttttttcctttgatacCCATTTACAGAATACAGGAAACATCAAACTCCAGAAGCTCTTCTGGGGCATTGGAGTGACTCCAGCTAACTATTTTGTCCCCTATTTTGCTTCATAGTAATGCAGTGAATAGATTTTTATACATGTTACAGTTACTGCATATCATTTATaccatttttttctctcttcattTCTTCTTTGTTTCTTTATTATTGTTAACAGaaacttgaaaaacccaaatacaaaaaaagaaaaggctAAAAATTATCACTGACAAGCATCTGTGTAGGACCATCTTTGTTAATACTGGGCTCTGGGATGCATCTAAGTATGGCCTCAAATAATGGCCCAAGATCATCAGCAAGATTGTCTGGAGATAGTCCAGCCTTTCCTTTAATGCCACTTGCATAAATCACTTGGAAATCACACTGCAAATATCAGAAATAAATCAAGGTTTTTTAGTTAACAAAGAAGctatttagaaactttgcaaaagaTAAAAACTAGAAAATATGTATTAAAGCATGGTCTACCTGTTCATCAGTCGCATTTAATTCAATAAAAAGTTCGAATGTGGAATTTATGACAAAGTCTGGACGAGCTGAAGGCCTATCAATTTTATTTACAACAACTACAACAGCATGACCAAATTCTAAAGCCTTCTTTAAAACGAATCTTGTTTGTGGCATCGGCCCCTCTACTGAGTCTACCTGCAGAATAAATATTTAGATAGTTATCAGGAAAGCTAAAAGATCAGAAATTAGCACAAAAAAGTGAATTTCTTAAGAACTTAATGAGATAAACATAGATAGCTTTCTATAGGATCATATCATGATGCAACTATTTGAATAAATTGGTGGAAGGGACAGAATTCTATCAACAACTAGCCAACAGTATGGAAGGAAAACTGATGCAAAACAGTAAAAAATGATTTGATCCCTGATGCACCGTCTAAGAGGACTTCCATGATCTTATTTCCATGATAAATCTTTCGAAGTGGAATTGCTTAAGAAATGTATCAATGAATTTCAAGCATCCTTATCGTAAGGATTAATATTGATAGTAAATTTCAAAATATACCACAAGGAGAACCCCTTCAACCATGTTCAGGACACGTTCAACTTCCCCACCAAAGTCAGAATGACCTGGAGTATCAATTATGTTTATCTTAGTTCCCTTGTAGGATATGGATGTGTTTTTGCTAAGTATTGTAATTCCCCTTTCTCGCTCCAAATCATTTGAGTCCATTATTCTCTCTTGCACGGTTTGGTTATCACGAAAGACCTGAAAAAAGGAAATCAACAATATAAGGTTGGTCAAGAATGATGGCATATCATATAACTAAACAATCCAAACAGGTTATTATGCATAATACAGAGATGAAACTTTTAGAGTAGATACCATTCTAGTTATTAACAAATATTCCCATAGCAGTTcttaatatttatgaaatgttcTCTGGGTGTTAGAGAAACACGTGTAAAACCATCTTGAATATTGTTTGTGAATGCCATCATTTATAAAGCAATAGTACAGATATCGGACACCAAAACAACACAGCATGTATAAATTGATATGTTAAATCTTTAAAATAAGGTACCATCTGGAAAAAAAGATATGAGAAATTTTGGCATATAGTATTAGAATATGTAGTTCCATGACATGATAAATCACTATTCTATTTATCACACAAATATTAAATTTTAGTGACATTATACTTCAAAAATATAGAAAGGaaaataaatcttgaaaaataggATACATTATGTGATAGATATAGCAATAAAGATATGAGAATGCTTGATATTGGTAGAATGTGTAGTTCCAcatcatgataataataaaaagtaGTTAAATATAATCACTAACCTATTAATCATGAAAAAAATCAATTATCAAAACATTGCACTTAAACAATATAAATAATAGTGAAAACTTATGGTTACAGGAAATCAGATTATCATATTAATTTTTAATCATAATCTAATAATTAATAGCAAATAAAAACTATATATCAGTatacatataataaaaaattcaagaaaaacaaGTTCTTCGAAAAAGTGCCTGTGAAGTATCCATTAATAACCTAAACAAAACTATTTGACATATATCAATGAAGTATCCCACAAGTATCATATTTGGCACACAACCCATACATAAGTATCCATGTCTCGTAGTTGATCCAAGAAACTAATTCGTTCCATATACTAATCAAATGCAAAAGCAATATATAGTTATATACTATTCTCATGGAAAGATTATGAGGAGCTCCATATTTTTAACGATGACATTTAAGAAACACCATGATTAAAAAAGGCATGCACAACAATCAATTGTAATAGATATTTTACACAAATCTTTGTAGACTACCATGAGAGGTCATAGGGCATTTACGGTATTGTGCTACTAAGAAACATACTTCATGCAAGATCAACAGTACCTTTGCTTGCTTCAACATCGCATCCACCAATGTCGTCTTACCATGATCTACATGAGCAACGATCGCTATATTTCTTACATCTCTTCTTGTCATTGACGTCTTCTTTGATACTACAACAAATTAGTACATATTATACACTCCAAACCTTTTCAAGTCATCATAAAAATGCATAATTGTCGAAAACTCAAAGCATCTGAAACCAACTTATGTTTCACAACTTGAAAAGTCAGAGATGGATACATATAGTTGGAAGGAAAAAACTTGCCAACCATTGCTAAAAGCCTGAAAATCTATATATTGTTAGAAAACGATAATAAACATAATGCGTAATCATTTCAATTATATTAAAGAGGATCCTAAAATGTCCTGTCATATATCATTTGCTGCTTTAGCAGACAGAAGGTTATTGTTGAATTAATAAAATATCCCAAGAAATATTGTAAGAGCCAAGCACATTGCCTTATGATGACCACGAGTTCCTACTCTTTAGAGGAGAGTATAACCTGTTAATAAGGTAGCATCCATCTGTCATAACATATAATCATTTGGCTAAAATCAGACTAAGAGGACCATATAAGAAATAGTACTTTGTGTTGACAACAACCCATTTTCTAAGTGCCAGCTTCAAGGCATCCTAGTTATGTTATATTACATTATGCACCACATGATAAATGGATGATTGTTGAAAGCATGCCTGAATGGCACTAAGGTCAATTGACCCTATCTTGGGCCTTGCCTCAGTCAAGGCTCAGCAACTTTAACAAGGCATACCAAAGGTGCATGTCTTATGTGCCTTTCAGAAAATCATGCATGGAAGGCACGCCTTATGATACTTATAATTGTATTTCCTTCTTATATATAAGATTATGATATGACACTTTTTATTGTTTATTCTAGGATTTTTCAattattcaataaaaaaataaactaacAAAGGGCATTTCACCTTGCACTTCTCCCTGCTATAATGCAAGAAACTGATCTTGTCATGTCTTTGCTGCTTTACACTCTCGTTTATTGTATTCTTCTTTGTTTTCGTTCCTTGTTCTCTATTGGACTGCTAAAAGGTGCATATCCTATTACTTCTTCATTTGGTGTTAATGTTCTAGTTTGAATTATACTTGTTAATTATGCCTTgttttgttgttgcatcactgttgccaccttttttttgttttgctatCGCATTGTGtagctttctttcttcttcctccaacATGTGAACTTTATGTTCATAGACATGTATACTCTTCCAATTGAGCATACCAAGTCGTATGGTATGCCATATTTAATTAACTATGATTTTGTGTTTATATTCTATACTtagtatcttctttttttttgtttgaatttTACATGTTCACCTGCTTTTACCTGGGGAAGCCGCCAAACAACTAGAACACTTGTAGACACTGGCTTTTCCACTCATATAGCAACTGAATTCCAGTATCAAGTATTGTTGTCGGTGTTAAtgaaattttaatcattaaaacTAACGCTTCATTAATTGGCAAATTGAATCGATTTTGTTTCACAGGATAACACCGATAATAAATTTAAACTCAATGCTACAATGGGTCCACACAGTCAAACAGATGGATAACTCACAAGAATGCCCTGCCACAGGCAGTTCACTGTGCCTTGTAGCAGTTTACTGATAGAATGCACAATATAAAGCATCCCAATCAAACATCATGAAAATTTTCTATGAATTTTAAGAGAATATGGAGCGGCTCCATATAGAGGAAAAGCAAAGCAAACAACTGAGAACACCAATCAGAACAAGCGTTCTGCCAACTTTAATCAAAAACCATGTTCCAGTTCCACGTActtcccttaattaatcagatatAGCCACGATTCTAACACACATATCATCAAGAATCTCCAACACGAACTACAAACCACCGAGTAATTGACCGAAACTGTGCTGAACAGAAAAATAAATACCAGAGGCAGCTTCCTTGGCGGTGGACGTCGTCGAACATCTGGTGGCCGTTCGACGCAGCCGCGCATTCGGATTAGAACATCCCCTGGAGTTTAAAAAAGGGCAAGACACACGCCGGCCAAGAATCTCCTTGAAGAAGCAGACGGAGGTAGTAGCTTCCCTGGGGTTTCGGTAAGTGTTAGCGCTGGCCGGGAGGCGAGGCGACGGGCCGAGCGAAGTCCGGATGCCGATCGCCATCTCCATTGCTCAATGCCTTGGGATTTGGCAATCGAGGCCCAAAAGGCAACGGAGACGAGGGTAAAAGAGTGGTCGCGCCGTGACCTTTAAAGATATGTCGCTTGTGGTGTTCCGCCGGAATCCATCTGTAGAGCCCTATGCCGGTTAGCGGCCTTCTAAATCGACGGTTCAGATGGGCGGAAGTCGTTTATGGAAGGTGAGCCTTATTCGGTACCGGAGGAGCACCGTTTATGAGTAGCGACGTGGCTGAATCGCGTGGGCTCAGGCTTCTCGCCCAGAGCTCATGGTTGGTATTCCTCGGATGGCCGCAGCCACTGCCGATTCCGGATCCGTACCCGATCCGAGTCGAACCTCGTTTTGGATCCGTAAACATCGGATTTGGAGTTCGGAATCcgagaagaatcgaacgaagtgaaGTGAAGTGAAGTGAAGTGAAGTGAAGTGAATTATTCTATTAAATCATATATAATATTAAGCTAATTATAATTAATCGTCATTAACATCTCGAtccttattattttaaaaattatattaagatttttatatctataaaaataaaatatttaatttgttactttaatcatatttatttttaaatttttattaaattatttttaaaaatattttatttttataagtaaaCAGATTGTAACATAAAGATCGAGATATTAAAGGTGACTAAGTATAtcgataattaataattaatattatagTATTAAACCAACAAACAATGACATCCCATCAGAACCGTCCGTTTCCCTCCCCGTTTTGATCTCAATCACTGGACTTTTACTGTCAAAACAACAAtggaatattttttatatttttatccaaaACAAACGAACGAACGACTGAGATTATGGGAAGTGAGATGGACGACTTTGATGAGACCTTTGGTTCCCCAAAGTGTAGAATAGTGTGTTGAATCGTCGAAGCTACAATTAAGAACTACCGTCTATCATCTCAATCCAACGGGTCGATGCAGAGTTATCAGCATCCCATCCCCATCACCTCGTCGGATCAGAGTCATATTAACCTCTCAACCAAACGAATAACACACTTGTTCTTCTGTCATAGCTTTATGTTCCCACCATGACACCACCACTACTCACTAAACAACAGATAGGGTTCCTCGTTGCACCCCCCAAAGTGAACAGTGTCGAAGACTAGATTGGCGTACGTACGTTCATGGAGGCTCCACCCCCACACCCTTTCCATTTACCTCAGGGACAAGTTCAAAGTGGAGGAGCAGGTGACTACGCGGCCATGGCCTTCCCCGTCACTTCCACTGCCGTGTTGGTGCAACCCAGAAGTGTGCCCACCCGCTGACACCTCCCAAGCTAAAAGTCGGAAGGATTCGAACCACAAGGTGAGATCTAATCGGACCATCTGATGACCAGGTTCGTGGAAGCAAGCACATAAAGAACACTATCAGCCAGAGGTCATATCGGAAGAAAGAGTAATATTATTCTACACAAAGGTGTGTCGCCACCTGCCAACTTTGCTTATACGAGATCTTGCGGTATTGACTTGGTTTGTCAGTACACTCTGCTGAGGTCAAAATAATATCAGATATGATGGAAGCAATAGGGACCCTACTCACAGGCTTAAAGATTAGAGTAATGGTATAGCGGTGGACTGATCTGATAAGAGGTTAAAGAAGCATGCTTTGCCATTAAGaaatgatagagagagagagagagaggttaaagAAGCATGCTTTGCCATTAAGaaatgatagagagagagagagagagagggagaagaagaagaatagtttTATGTAACTGGTGTGTCCGGGTAATAAAGAAGGCCATTAATGGGACGACATGTTGTTGGCCACCTATTTTGTATTGAGGAAGCGAATGGCACAATAATTGCACTGAGGTAGGCATCGTTAGGGTGTGGATGAACATTTTAGTTGTTAAATGTGATGCTCGAATGCATCATTAAGAAATAGTTGGAGGAATATTGTTGCAATCAtcttgtatattatatatatatatatatatgatctaattcatcaattgatttttttttatatgatcgGTGAAAATTGTCTTCGATTTTCAATTCTCTTATCCTATCATGATAATTACCTACCTACTATATATATTCCCTCAACGTTACCATAAGCTTCTCTCGTAATAACTAACTCATGCAACTTCTTCGATGGTAGAACCATTATCACCAACACAAACCGTGATGGCCACCACATCGCTACAACCAACAGCAAAACCACCACTACCAATAATAGTTTCGCCATCCATGCATGACCGGTAAGAATGTCGTTACCTCCTGCTTCTTCCTGGGTAATAATTGTTTCCTCGAGCGACAACAAGTCTACGTTGGAAATAGCAACTCCACGAGGGGGTTATCGTTGTTGTGTCTAACAGTAGTCCTACCTCAGGCAATCGCTTGGCCAACAACGATCGAAGTTTAACGTTGTGTTTTTGGAGGATCATAAAAAcattttcatcatcatcatcatcatatatatatatatatatagcaaagatcatataaatttttttattataaaattaaaatacaatAATTCTATAACATgttatattatataaattatttttttaattttttgatatatttttatatttgaaaaaaaatcttacatgttatattaaaaattattaaacctACGATCCACGTATTCTAATGATTAAGATATAATATCCACACTTATGAGATCGGGGATTGGAGGTACGTTTACAGGGATCAAACGTCGATCAATCACATCCTAATCTCTTGTCGCCGTGAAAGGAAATGGAAAACCCCATTCAAATACATCAAGGTATCTCACTCATGGCCACATCATTCCCCCTTCCAAGTTGTCTTCAAATATTCAGAATCGATTCTTCGTATCAATGATGGTATGTTTGTGTGTTGCTAACCCAATTTGGCTTAGTCTCCACCATCCGATCAATCAAACTGTGGTACGTAGCTTGGTGGACAGTCCATACAAAGATTGCTATGCGTCATGTTGGGAGTAATATCATCTTGGTTGATGTGCAACAGGTTTGAGTAATTGCAAACAAATCAAATCGAGTTAATGATTCAATAAATTTCAAATGAAATCGAATTCGAAGTCATATAGTTcgattttgattttaaaaaaattaaactaaaattaaaatcaataatttTGATTCGATTTCGAATCgactaagaaaaataaataactaGGTTCGATGGTATAATGGTTAGAACTAAATCAAGATTGGTACTTTCAGAATCGAAATAAAAAATACTTGAAATAAATATAATTCTAATTTCGAATTTGACAAACCAAGAACCACCAATTTGGAAATTATGAATCAGATCTTTAAAAACAataacaaaataaatatataaattaaaagtaaaaaaaatagatttatatgattatatattaatttatataaaattttattttttttaattgtaaATATTAGCAATATAAAAACTCTTATTTGAATCAACACAAAACCTTATATACACACTTCCacatttattatgaaaataatttttttttatatctttaaatCTATCACAGAAattgatatgaaatatattatcattcAATCATTATCGATTATATAAAATACTTACGAGAAGAAAGGATAAGTCACATTTCACCTATCTATCTACATCAATAAGAGTTCAAAATAAATGTTGATAAGACGTCAAAAAGACATTAGGGCGGTTAGAAATTATCCCCTCTTCAAggcttatataaaaatatatttctaatataataattaagaactttttatttttttaactattCGTGTTCGCACTCATATATATTTAgttactaaaaaaagaaaaatctatttTGACTTTGATCTTCGTTCAAGTGGTATATCGAGGGTTCGATATTTTCATATTGGAGATATCTCGAATAACTCTACACATACGAGTCTAGACTACGTCGGCTGAAAAAGACGTTAAGaactcttttttttaataaaaataattttaaatatatttcttatatatcacatattaaaattttaaaatgcataacatatgtatataaattattattcaaATCTTATTTATATACTATCAATGTGAAATAATATGTTTCTAATTAaagtattataaaattttacttgACGCAGGCATCAACCCGTACAAATTGTATGCGTGACAATACTACTCCATACAGCATTGGAGACCTTAGAAGCCCTAATATAATAATGTAATCTGGCATCTGATTGCGGAGAAGAGGACATTTATATATCACATTTCACGTAAGAAGACAAAAATGCAATCCTCAGTTTCATTGTGTGTCTGAATTATTGTATTAGTACGgttagtattatatatatatatatatatatatatactgccgATATAA
Protein-coding regions in this window:
- the LOC135673769 gene encoding putative elongation factor TypA-like SVR3, chloroplastic — its product is MEMAIGIRTSLGPSPRLPASANTYRNPREATTSVCFFKEILGRRVSCPFLNSRGCSNPNARLRRTATRCSTTSTAKEAASVSKKTSMTRRDVRNIAIVAHVDHGKTTLVDAMLKQAKVFRDNQTVQERIMDSNDLERERGITILSKNTSISYKGTKINIIDTPGHSDFGGEVERVLNMVEGVLLVVDSVEGPMPQTRFVLKKALEFGHAVVVVVNKIDRPSARPDFVINSTFELFIELNATDEQCDFQVIYASGIKGKAGLSPDNLADDLGPLFEAILRCIPEPSINKDGPTQMLVSNTEYDEHKGKIAIGRLHAGVLQKGTEVKVCTSDDTCRFAKISELFVYENFSRVPVEQVQAGDICAVCGINDIMIGETIADKSSGKALPTIRVEEPTVRMSFSINTSPFVGREGKYVTSRNLRDRLYRELERNLAMKVEDGETSDTFIVSGRGTLHLTILIENMRREGYEFMVGPPKVINKYIDDKLLEPFEIATVELPEEYMGPVVELLGKRRGQMFDMQGVGSEGTSLIKYKIPTRGLLGLRNAILTVSRGTAVLNTVFDGYQPWAGDISTRDQGSLVAFEDGSTTSYALFSAQERGQLFISPGMEVYKGQIVGSHQRPGDLSLNVCKKKAATNIRSNKEQTVVLDSPLSYSLDDCIEYIQEDELVEVTPLSIRMCKNPKLTKKR